The Natronogracilivirga saccharolytica DNA segment CGCAATGGAATATCATATCTGTTGGCAAGAAGCATGGTATTGTCGGCGGAAAAAGGACAGTGATCATGAAAACCAAAAAAATAACCTTCCCGGACGGTAATCGGATTTTTGCTCCAGACCTTCTTCACCGGTACCAAGTCAAAAAGACTCTGGTAGAAATCCCTGGCCAGTGACTTCAATGCCGGGCTTTTTTTAAGCCTGTCATAAACCAACCGCTCGAGTATATTCATCTTGCATTGACTAAAAACAAGGTTATTCAGATCACATTTGCTTGTTACTTGATCCCACCATCAGCGGATGTTTGACTCAAACCCGCAAGAATGGACTCCACCCGCTGTTTCCAGGTATGATTGTTTTCTACATATCTGCGGGCATCCAGCGCTTTCTCTTTTGACTTTTCCGGACTTTCGATTAAGTCCAGCATAGATTCAGCAAAGGAATCCGGATTCCCCACTTCATAATACCAGCCAAATCTGCCATTAATCAGCAGTCTTTCAGATTGTGGTGTCCTGGCAGACAAAATGGGCCTGCCAGTGGACATGTATTCGAACATCTTAGTAGGCGAACCGTATGCTTTCTGAGCTGAATCCGAGTTAATCAAAATATCCAGTTCACCTAAAATTCCCGGCATCTCTTCAAACGGTTTGGGGCCGTGAAACACAATACTTTCTGCATCACGATACCTGTTCTCAAGCTCTTGACGGTACGGTCCGTCACCATAAAAATGCAGTTGAAGATCGCTTTCACCTTTATAGATTTGCCGGGCCTTCAAAAAACCTTCAATAACATCATCCAGACCGTACCAATTTTCTATCAGACCGGTATAGGCGGCTTTAAGGACCTTCCCTGGCTTTCGGTTAAGATTTTCCTCCCATTTTTTAAATCGACCCGGATTGACGCCATTTGGAACAACAATCGTTCTTTTTGCGATGTTTTCCCCAAACAACTTTTTTACAGCATCATTGACAGGGTCGGATATCACAACAACAAGATCTGCATAAGCAAAAAAACGTTTCTCCAGTGGGGCCATCCAGCCTCTTGTCTGACTGCCGAAACTATTGACTTCCAGTATAAGAGGTATATTGCCCAGCGCCTTTTTCAATGCCGGAAGCCAGTTCTGAAATCCTACTGAATATCGCATGTAACAGAATTCCGGAGATTCCGATGCCGCAATTTCCCGTGCACATCGAACCAGCCTGCGGCCCCAGCCTACTCTCCGGACAATGGAATTCTTCTCCAGAGGCAACGTAGTAATCTCTCTTCCTGGTCCTTCCATCAGGGATATTTTCTCATCCATTAAAACCCGGACGTGGTATCCCGCCTCAGCCAGTTCCGAGGTTACGCCATAGGCATGTGCAACATGACCGCCGACATTTTTATGTTGCGAAAAGAAACGGGGATAAGGAATAATATAAAGTACATTACCTTTGCTTCGTTCAACTGTTGTTTCTTTTGAAGTAACCTTCTTATTCATCTTTCATTCTATCTGCGTGAAGCTAAAAAATTGTACTGACATGGAAACAAATCAGAAAGCACGCCATTGACTCTTGAATTACCGGGAAAAAGAATGGCCCACTGCTAATCATAGACTCTATAAAATAAAGCGGAGACTGCCTGAATGTACAGAACCTGCCGTCGCTTGTGGAAAAAAAGAGTCCTGCCATGACCAGCTTGCTTTAATCTTTTTTTCGAGATTAAATTACCACCCAATGGGCAGATTGACAAACGGGCAACACAAAATTACTTTAGTAATTAGTTCCGGCTTGTAGTCCAAAAGAAGCAACGATGCGATTCGTTCATGATCATAGTGGGTGAGTCGTTTATGTGTTTCCATAGCGCAAGATCTCCATTTGTTGGAAATGTTACGTTAGAAACTTGAGACCAGCCGAAGTATAGTAATTATAGTATATGTAAATAACATTATCGATCTGTGTATGTTAATTTAGTTACTAATTATTTTAACAACATAAGTTGCTTTTATCACGGTCTTTTTTAGAGGCCTTGCTTCCCGGCTACCCAGACTTATAATGAAGCTGGGTAACCGGTATATTAAACAAGGCCAGACCTATCGGAAAACTTCCTTATTTCACCAATGTCATTTGCCGGGTTTTTGTAAATTGTGAAGTAGTGATACGGAAAATATATATGCCACTTGCTAAATTTGTCGCA contains these protein-coding regions:
- a CDS encoding glycosyltransferase family 4 protein, with the protein product MNKKVTSKETTVERSKGNVLYIIPYPRFFSQHKNVGGHVAHAYGVTSELAEAGYHVRVLMDEKISLMEGPGREITTLPLEKNSIVRRVGWGRRLVRCAREIAASESPEFCYMRYSVGFQNWLPALKKALGNIPLILEVNSFGSQTRGWMAPLEKRFFAYADLVVVISDPVNDAVKKLFGENIAKRTIVVPNGVNPGRFKKWEENLNRKPGKVLKAAYTGLIENWYGLDDVIEGFLKARQIYKGESDLQLHFYGDGPYRQELENRYRDAESIVFHGPKPFEEMPGILGELDILINSDSAQKAYGSPTKMFEYMSTGRPILSARTPQSERLLINGRFGWYYEVGNPDSFAESMLDLIESPEKSKEKALDARRYVENNHTWKQRVESILAGLSQTSADGGIK